From one Acipenser ruthenus chromosome 21, fAciRut3.2 maternal haplotype, whole genome shotgun sequence genomic stretch:
- the LOC117428024 gene encoding protein FAM222A-like isoform X1: protein MLACLQRRQNPQPQHLACPSKTLETPHTTSRKCELVAPMHSPRYPSTAELDAYAQKTANSPLSIKIFPTNIRVPQHKHLNRTINGYDTTGQRYSPYPHLHTGGYNGLLAIVKTAPPVTTGKAVVKNSEGKRTKLSPAQIAAAPYPPPSSSTLSQSHAQIQYHTGHSKPPEAPTVPVPPNVTVAASVIPIVGGRGLALPPQSNLPSIQSIIYQINQHCQAQALQQVCQGVVVAASTANPSPAKQGAGASTNSSGSMAGFPGGMVAQSGLAYAGAVLPTQGAELVKAGAAYMDSMDYIIWQQKQQQQHQQHQHQQRHPQQQQQQQHQAALRMYSAGSGGGGAISKSPETCVPGSAVGVVGSALVSSRPYALTAGAGWLDKVSSSPLNCTGMHGNFSVGQYFAPPWNSVLVTPDSDCYNPQDIAGANTGGGGGHRELGFPHQHHNHHHPPSDSGLCCSLPSKTLCNTSILSSSLQSLEYLINDIHPPCIKEQMLGKGYETVSVPRLLDHQHAHIRLPVYR, encoded by the exons ATGTTGGCCTGTCTGCAGAGAAGACAGAACCCCCAGCCTCAGCACCTGGCCTGCCCCAGCAAGACGCTGGAGACTCCCCACACCACCAGCCGCAAAT GTGAGCTGGTGGCGCCCATGCATTCCCCGCGGTACCCCAGCACGGCCGAGCTAGATGCCTACGCACAGAAGACAGCCAACAGCCCCCTGTCCATCAAGATCTTCCCCACGAATATCAGGGTACCCCAGCACAAGCACCTTAACCGGACTATCAATGGCTATGACACCACAGGCCAGCGCTACAGCCCCTACCCACACCTGCACACGGGTGGCTACAACGGCCTGCTCGCCATCGTCAAGACCGCGCCCCCCGTGACAACAGGAAAGGCCGTGGTCAAAAACTCTGAGGGCAAGCGGACTAAGCTGTCCCCGGCCCAGATTGCAGCGGCCCCTTATCCACCACCGAGCAGCAGCACTTTATCCCAGAGCCACGCGCAGATACAGTACCACACAGGCCACTCCAAACCCCCTGAAGCTCCCACAGTACCGGTACCTCCTAATGTTACTGTGGCTGCTTCCGTTATCCCCATTGTAGGGGGCCGTGGCTTGGCTTTGCCCCCGCAGTCTAACCTGCCCTCCATTCAGAGCATCATCTACCAGATTAACCAGCACTGCCAGGCCCAGGCTCTGCAGCAGGTGTGCCAGGGGGTGGTGGTGGCGGCATCAACCGCCAACCCCAGCCCAGCAAAACAGGGGGCGGGAGCTTCTACAAACTCTTCTGGCAGCATGGCAGGCTTCCCCGGCGGCATGGTGGCCCAGAGCGGTTTGGCCTACGCTGGGGCGGTGTTGCCCACCCAGGGGGCTGAGCTTGTCAAAGCTGGGGCAGCCTATATGGACAGCATGGATTATATCATCTGGcagcaaaagcagcagcagcagcaccaacaACACCAGCACCAGCAGCGTcatccacagcagcagcagcagcagcagcatcaggcTGCCCTGAGGATGTACAGTGCTGGGAGCGGAGGCGGTGGAGCCATTAGCAAATCTCCGGAAACGTGTGTGCCGGGGAGCGCGGTGGGGGTGGTCGGCAGCGCCCTGGTGTCCTCCAGGCCTTACGCCCTGACTGCAGGTGCCGGTTGGCTGGACAAAGTGAGCTCCTCTCCGCTGAACTGCACTGGCATGCACGGCAACTTCTCGGTGGGCCAGTACTTTGCCCCTCCTTGGAACAGCGTGCTGGTGACCCCCGACAGCGACTGTTACAACCCCCAGGACATTGCGGGGGCCAACACGGGGGGCGGCGGGGGGCACAGAGAGCTGGGTTTCCCCCACCAGCACCATAatcaccaccaccccccctccGACAGCGGCCTGTGCTGCAGCCTGCCCAGCAAGACCCTCTGCAACACCTCCATCCTGAGCAGCAGCCTCCAGTCGCTGGAATACCTCATCAACGACATCCACCCTCCCTGCATCAAGGAGCAGATGCTGGGCAAAGGCTACGAGACAGTATCGGTGCCCAGGCTATTGGATCACCAGCACGCTCACATTCGACTGCCGGTAtatagataa
- the LOC117428024 gene encoding protein FAM222A-like isoform X2, with product MHSPRYPSTAELDAYAQKTANSPLSIKIFPTNIRVPQHKHLNRTINGYDTTGQRYSPYPHLHTGGYNGLLAIVKTAPPVTTGKAVVKNSEGKRTKLSPAQIAAAPYPPPSSSTLSQSHAQIQYHTGHSKPPEAPTVPVPPNVTVAASVIPIVGGRGLALPPQSNLPSIQSIIYQINQHCQAQALQQVCQGVVVAASTANPSPAKQGAGASTNSSGSMAGFPGGMVAQSGLAYAGAVLPTQGAELVKAGAAYMDSMDYIIWQQKQQQQHQQHQHQQRHPQQQQQQQHQAALRMYSAGSGGGGAISKSPETCVPGSAVGVVGSALVSSRPYALTAGAGWLDKVSSSPLNCTGMHGNFSVGQYFAPPWNSVLVTPDSDCYNPQDIAGANTGGGGGHRELGFPHQHHNHHHPPSDSGLCCSLPSKTLCNTSILSSSLQSLEYLINDIHPPCIKEQMLGKGYETVSVPRLLDHQHAHIRLPVYR from the coding sequence ATGCATTCCCCGCGGTACCCCAGCACGGCCGAGCTAGATGCCTACGCACAGAAGACAGCCAACAGCCCCCTGTCCATCAAGATCTTCCCCACGAATATCAGGGTACCCCAGCACAAGCACCTTAACCGGACTATCAATGGCTATGACACCACAGGCCAGCGCTACAGCCCCTACCCACACCTGCACACGGGTGGCTACAACGGCCTGCTCGCCATCGTCAAGACCGCGCCCCCCGTGACAACAGGAAAGGCCGTGGTCAAAAACTCTGAGGGCAAGCGGACTAAGCTGTCCCCGGCCCAGATTGCAGCGGCCCCTTATCCACCACCGAGCAGCAGCACTTTATCCCAGAGCCACGCGCAGATACAGTACCACACAGGCCACTCCAAACCCCCTGAAGCTCCCACAGTACCGGTACCTCCTAATGTTACTGTGGCTGCTTCCGTTATCCCCATTGTAGGGGGCCGTGGCTTGGCTTTGCCCCCGCAGTCTAACCTGCCCTCCATTCAGAGCATCATCTACCAGATTAACCAGCACTGCCAGGCCCAGGCTCTGCAGCAGGTGTGCCAGGGGGTGGTGGTGGCGGCATCAACCGCCAACCCCAGCCCAGCAAAACAGGGGGCGGGAGCTTCTACAAACTCTTCTGGCAGCATGGCAGGCTTCCCCGGCGGCATGGTGGCCCAGAGCGGTTTGGCCTACGCTGGGGCGGTGTTGCCCACCCAGGGGGCTGAGCTTGTCAAAGCTGGGGCAGCCTATATGGACAGCATGGATTATATCATCTGGcagcaaaagcagcagcagcagcaccaacaACACCAGCACCAGCAGCGTcatccacagcagcagcagcagcagcagcatcaggcTGCCCTGAGGATGTACAGTGCTGGGAGCGGAGGCGGTGGAGCCATTAGCAAATCTCCGGAAACGTGTGTGCCGGGGAGCGCGGTGGGGGTGGTCGGCAGCGCCCTGGTGTCCTCCAGGCCTTACGCCCTGACTGCAGGTGCCGGTTGGCTGGACAAAGTGAGCTCCTCTCCGCTGAACTGCACTGGCATGCACGGCAACTTCTCGGTGGGCCAGTACTTTGCCCCTCCTTGGAACAGCGTGCTGGTGACCCCCGACAGCGACTGTTACAACCCCCAGGACATTGCGGGGGCCAACACGGGGGGCGGCGGGGGGCACAGAGAGCTGGGTTTCCCCCACCAGCACCATAatcaccaccaccccccctccGACAGCGGCCTGTGCTGCAGCCTGCCCAGCAAGACCCTCTGCAACACCTCCATCCTGAGCAGCAGCCTCCAGTCGCTGGAATACCTCATCAACGACATCCACCCTCCCTGCATCAAGGAGCAGATGCTGGGCAAAGGCTACGAGACAGTATCGGTGCCCAGGCTATTGGATCACCAGCACGCTCACATTCGACTGCCGGTAtatagataa